The Mycobacterium avium subsp. avium genomic sequence TCCGTAAGGCGGGACGGCAGACCAAGGGCGTCCGGCTGATGAATCTGGGTGAGGGCGACACGCTGCTGGCCATCGCCCGCAACGCCGAGGAAGCCGCGGACGAGGCCGTCGAGGAGAGCGACGGTGCCGCGGGGTCGGACGGCTAGCCGGTACCGGGCCACCGGGTCCGGGCAATAGACTCAGCCGGACCACACATAACGCGACTGCCACTGCCCTGGGCGGCCGGCTAGGAGACTTAAGGAGTCGGGGTGAGTTCACCGAACGAGCCGGGCGCACCCAAGAAGGGGGAGACCCCCAACGGGGACGGTTCGGCAGAGCGGGCCGGGGTGCGGCGGGCGACGCCGCCGGCGCCGGGTGGCCGCGCCCCCGAGGCAGGCGACGGACCGCCGTGGCAGCGCGGCAGCACCCGGCCCCAGCAGCCCCCGCCGCGCCAGAACGAGCCGCCCACCGAGAAGCGGCCCGGCGGCGGGGCCGAGGCCCGGCTGAACCGCTTCATCTCGGGCACCGCGGCACCGGGCACGGCGTCGCACGCCAAGGAGCCGGAGCGCGGTGAGGGACCCCCCGCCGAGGCCTACGCCAGCGAACTGCCCGACCTGTCGGGGCCGGTGCCGCGCGGCCCGCACCGCAAGCCGGCCGCCGAGCGCGGTGCCGAGACGACCGGCGGGCAAGGCGGTGGTCGTCCGGTGAGCGGCGAGAGCCGCGAGGGCCGGGACAACCGGGACCGGGTGCAGGTGTCGCGGCGCACCCGCGGGCCGGTTCGCGCCAGCATGCAGATCCGCCGGATCGACCCGTGGAGCACCCTGAAGGTGTCGCTGCTGCTCTCGGTGGCGCTGTTCTTCGTCTGGATGATCGCCGTCGCGTTCCTCTACCTGGTGCTCGGTGGCATGGGCGTGTGGTCGAAGTTGAACAGCAACGTCGGGGACCTGCTGAACAACACCAGCGGCAGCAGCGGCGAATTGGTGTCCAGCGGCACCATTTTCGGCGGCGCCGTGCTGATCGGCGTGGTCAACATCGTGCTGTTGACCGCGATGGCGACCATCGCGGCGTTCATCTACAACCTGGCCACCGATCTGATCGGCGGCATCGAGGTCACCCTGGCCGATCGCGACTAGCGTGGATGCTGTGCTTTTGGGAGTCGGGCGGCCGGTGCGGTAATCTCGTCGCTCGGCCGTACGCCAGTACGGGCCTATAGCTCAGGCGGTTAGAGCGCTTCGCTGATAACGAAGAGGTCGGAGGTTCGAGGCCTCCTAGGCCCACCACCATGTGCCCGTCACGACGCTGCGTACGACTCGCGCTGCCACTGGGATTGTTCGCCGTGTTGGCGGCGGTGGCGTGGTCACGGCGCGGGGTGGAGGTCTGGCACGTGGCCGTGCAGGATTCCGGTCAGCCCCTGGGCCACAATGAGGGGTCACGGTAGCGGGGCCTTAGCTCAGTTGGTAGAGCACCGCCTTTGCAAGGCGGGTGTCAGGGGTTCGATTCCCCTAGGCTCCACAAATCGAATCCCTCTCCCCGCCCGGGCGGTACGACGCGCCGAGGAAGCGGTGCACCAGGGCGCGCTCGGCGGCCGGGTCCTTGAGCGGCCAGCCCCACAACGCCAGGAAGACGCGGATCAGCCACTGCGCCGCCAGCGGGTTGTCGTGGCCGGGCCCGAGCATCTCGGCGGCCAGGGCCGTCACCGTGGGCGAGTTGATCACCCAGTCGCTGACCGGGGCCGCGTGGATCGACCGCATCAGCTGAGCCAGCGGATCGGAGCGCAGCCGTTCCAGCGCCATGATCGTGGCGGTCACCACCCGCTCGGGGCCGCGCAGGTCTTTGATGGCCTCCCGCGTGGTGTCGACGATGCGGGCCGCCTGAATACCGACGACGGCATCACGGATCGTCGCCTTGCCGCCGGCGTGCCGATAGATGGTCGCCGGTGAACAGTGCACCCGGGCCGCCAGCGCCTCGATCGTGAACCCGTCGTAGCCGCGGCGCGCGATGAGGTCGGCGGCCGCGGCGTAGATCCGCTCGGCGGCCGCGCTGCGCCGATCCCGGCCCACCAACCAGTCGTCCCGCGCCATCAACCCATGCTCCACCACGCTGCACGACGCGCAAAGCGCTTTCGCAGCGTGAGAATTTTGTGACGATATCTCTCACCGGAATCGCCTGCTTGCGGCGGGTCACCCGCATCCGCAGGCGCCGTCCCCGGCCGTCGTCGCTCCTCAACTTCGCCGCGGCCCGTTGACGCCGCGAGACGGCGCGTCGAGCCTGAAACGCATGGCGGTGTTGGACAGCGCGACCCGGTTCTTCGGCAGCGAGGCGATACAGGATCCCTACCCGCTGTATGAGCGCATGCACGCCGAGGCGCCGGTGCACCGGATCGGCGACTCCGTCTTCTACGGCGTGTGCGGGTGGGACGCGGTGCACGAGGCCATCGAGCGGGTCGAGGACTTCTCGTCCAACCTCACCGCGACGATGGTCTTCCACGAGGACGGCACCGTCACCCCGTTCGACATGGGCGCGCCGGGCGCCCCGATGCACGCGCTGGCCACCGCCGACGACCCGGTGCACGCGGTGCACCGCAAGATCCTGCTGCCGCACCTGTCGGCGAAGCGAATCCGGATCATCGAGGAGTTCGCCACCCAGACCGCCGACCGGCTGTGGGACGAGAACCTGTCCGACGGCCGGATCGAGTGGATGAGCGCCATCGCCAACCGGTTGCCCATGATGGTGGTCTGCCGGCTGCTGGGTCTACCCGATGACGATGTCGACAAACTCATCCGGCTCGGCTACGCCACCACCACACTGCTGGATGGGATCGTCGCCCCCGAACAGCTCGAGCAGGCCGGCATGGCCGCCATCGAACTGTCCGGCTACGTGCTGGAGCATTTCGAAAAGGCAAGCGAGAAGCCGGAATCCAGCCTGATGGCCGATCTTGCGGCGCGCTGCGCCGCCGGCGAACTCGAGCAGCTGCCGGCGCTGGGAATCATGCTCACGCCGTTCAGCGCGGCCGGCGAATCGACCGCGTCGCTGCTGGGCAGCGCGGCCTGGATCCTGGCCGACCGGCCGGCGATCCAACGGCAGCTTCGCGAAAACCCGGAGTTGCTAAGCACTTTCATCGAAGAGACGCTGCGCTTCGAGGCGCCGTTTCGGGGTCACTACCGCCACGTGTGGCGCGACACCACGCTGGGCGGGATCGAGCTGCCCGAGGGCGCACACCTGCTGCTGATGTGGGGAGCGGCCAACCGCGACCCGACGCATTTCAAGGATCCCAACGAGTTTCGGCTCGACCGCGCGGCCGCCAAGAGCCACCTGAGCTTCGGCAAGGGCGTCCACTTCTGCGTCGGCGCCGCGCTGGCCCGGCTGGAAGCCCACATCGTGTTGCGCCGGCTGCTCGAGCGCACCAGCTGGATCGACGCGACCGACGTCGGGGATTGGCTGCCCAGCATCCTGGTCCGGCGCCGGGAACGGCTGGGGTTGGCCGTGCGGTGAGCTACGGCCGCGGTTGCACGTCGACGCTCGGCGGCCGCGACTGCGGCTCCTGCGGCTTCTCGCGCACCGAGCGCCGCACGATGCTGAACGCGGCGGCGCCCCCGGCGAGAACGGCGACGGCGACTCCGGCGATGATCCACGGGCGCTTGCCCCGTCGCTGCGGGCGCCGCGCGTCCTGCAGCGCCGGGGCAGGCCGGTGACCACCTCCTGAGCGGCGGCCAGTTCCTGGGCGAGGGTCTCCTGGGCCGCGGCGAGGTCTCGGGCCAGGCGCCCCTCCCGATACCGGCGCCGCAGCTGCTCGGCCGTCGACCGCGCGGACTGCCCGCTCAGACCGGCGACTC encodes the following:
- a CDS encoding DUF3566 domain-containing protein codes for the protein MSSPNEPGAPKKGETPNGDGSAERAGVRRATPPAPGGRAPEAGDGPPWQRGSTRPQQPPPRQNEPPTEKRPGGGAEARLNRFISGTAAPGTASHAKEPERGEGPPAEAYASELPDLSGPVPRGPHRKPAAERGAETTGGQGGGRPVSGESREGRDNRDRVQVSRRTRGPVRASMQIRRIDPWSTLKVSLLLSVALFFVWMIAVAFLYLVLGGMGVWSKLNSNVGDLLNNTSGSSGELVSSGTIFGGAVLIGVVNIVLLTAMATIAAFIYNLATDLIGGIEVTLADRD
- a CDS encoding TetR/AcrR family transcriptional regulator: MARDDWLVGRDRRSAAAERIYAAAADLIARRGYDGFTIEALAARVHCSPATIYRHAGGKATIRDAVVGIQAARIVDTTREAIKDLRGPERVVTATIMALERLRSDPLAQLMRSIHAAPVSDWVINSPTVTALAAEMLGPGHDNPLAAQWLIRVFLALWGWPLKDPAAERALVHRFLGASYRPGGERDSICGA
- a CDS encoding cytochrome P450, translated to MAVLDSATRFFGSEAIQDPYPLYERMHAEAPVHRIGDSVFYGVCGWDAVHEAIERVEDFSSNLTATMVFHEDGTVTPFDMGAPGAPMHALATADDPVHAVHRKILLPHLSAKRIRIIEEFATQTADRLWDENLSDGRIEWMSAIANRLPMMVVCRLLGLPDDDVDKLIRLGYATTTLLDGIVAPEQLEQAGMAAIELSGYVLEHFEKASEKPESSLMADLAARCAAGELEQLPALGIMLTPFSAAGESTASLLGSAAWILADRPAIQRQLRENPELLSTFIEETLRFEAPFRGHYRHVWRDTTLGGIELPEGAHLLLMWGAANRDPTHFKDPNEFRLDRAAAKSHLSFGKGVHFCVGAALARLEAHIVLRRLLERTSWIDATDVGDWLPSILVRRRERLGLAVR